The Pantoea vagans genome includes a window with the following:
- a CDS encoding class II fructose-bisphosphate aldolase, which produces MFAMMNDLIQAAAKQQYAVLAINCFNLETARAAIQAAEQQRAPLILNVYQGHSAHFPPAVAVPLVQALAGAATVPVALALDHGKAFPLIGQAFRAGFTGLMIDASADPLAENIRQTAAVVKMAHTAGVCVEGELGHIADAPTYELADASVKMTQVADVLPFIEQTEIDLLAISVGTAHGLYPAGVKPKIDFQRLQELHAVSTRPLALHGGSGTPAEDIRRVSQYGVAKINVGAAVFDAGKNAVEQALKQHPHAELADLLGLMESACREVVIEYLSWSGSAGKA; this is translated from the coding sequence ATGTTTGCCATGATGAATGACCTGATTCAGGCCGCCGCCAAACAGCAGTACGCAGTCCTGGCGATCAACTGCTTTAACCTTGAAACCGCACGTGCGGCGATTCAAGCCGCAGAACAGCAGCGCGCCCCGCTGATCCTCAATGTGTATCAGGGGCACAGTGCGCATTTTCCACCCGCCGTGGCCGTGCCATTAGTACAGGCGTTGGCCGGTGCCGCAACCGTGCCGGTGGCGCTGGCACTGGATCACGGCAAAGCCTTCCCGCTGATCGGCCAGGCGTTTCGCGCCGGGTTTACCGGGCTGATGATCGATGCCTCTGCCGATCCGCTGGCTGAGAACATTCGCCAGACTGCGGCAGTGGTGAAGATGGCGCACACGGCGGGCGTCTGTGTTGAAGGTGAGTTGGGCCACATTGCGGATGCACCCACTTACGAGCTGGCGGATGCCTCGGTGAAGATGACGCAGGTTGCGGATGTGCTGCCGTTTATCGAGCAGACCGAGATTGATTTGCTGGCAATTTCCGTCGGCACCGCGCATGGCCTTTATCCTGCCGGAGTGAAGCCGAAGATCGATTTCCAGCGTTTGCAGGAGCTGCATGCGGTTTCCACACGCCCCTTGGCGCTGCACGGCGGATCGGGTACGCCGGCCGAAGATATTCGCCGTGTCAGTCAATATGGCGTGGCCAAAATTAACGTGGGCGCGGCGGTATTTGATGCCGGTAAAAATGCCGTTGAACAGGCGCTCAAGCAGCATCCACACGCGGAGCTGGCCGATTTGCTCGGGCTAATGGAATCCGCCTGCCGCGAGGTGGTGATTGAGTATTTGAGCTGGTCGGGATCGGCTGGCAAGGCGTAA
- a CDS encoding amidase: protein MNTIMSWEEWVDCDATDLAILVKRGEVSAQELASQAKAAVEKVNPHISSVVEMFDDAIAHPADNTNLDGPFCGVPMLIKDLGPTLKGRLQEQGSKFMQGNRATEDAFLTEKIRAAGLNLIGRSATPEFGVAGSAENPDIYVVRNPWNTDYTTFGSSAGAASSVAAGVLPLAHATDGGGSIRIPAGSHGLIGLKSTRGVFSIAPGLSDITGYVSTQGCVSRSVRDSALFIDRCRGGAPGEFMPYWQPDIPYGDLIQRDPAPLKIAVSHQWGDYHAAPHFVQQLEQTVRLLQELGHQVEWVTPDIDFAAAFEAQTTCYISNFAESIQRLLEKRGLQAPPEDQFEPINIKIWQKGREMSYHQRWLMQDVFNTTSRKLGQFYQEWDMILTPTFSGPTPLLGDKRYLTLSDNPDVLDWFYGLWELFSYTPLASLTGTPGISIPLAWQESGIPLGMHFQTRQENDGALLQLAAQLERAVGGRFNRQSIPAVSVLR from the coding sequence AAAGTGAATCCGCACATCAGTTCCGTGGTTGAGATGTTTGATGATGCCATCGCCCATCCTGCCGACAATACGAACCTTGATGGCCCGTTTTGCGGCGTGCCAATGTTGATCAAAGATCTTGGCCCCACGCTGAAAGGGCGGCTGCAAGAGCAGGGCTCGAAATTTATGCAGGGCAACCGCGCAACTGAGGATGCGTTTCTCACCGAAAAAATTCGTGCCGCAGGGTTGAACCTGATTGGCCGCTCAGCAACGCCTGAGTTTGGTGTGGCGGGGTCGGCAGAAAATCCCGATATCTATGTTGTTCGTAACCCGTGGAATACCGATTACACCACCTTTGGTTCCTCGGCGGGAGCGGCGTCATCCGTGGCGGCAGGTGTGTTGCCGTTAGCGCATGCGACTGACGGCGGGGGATCGATTCGCATTCCGGCAGGTTCACATGGCTTGATTGGTTTGAAAAGCACGCGCGGGGTGTTTTCCATCGCGCCGGGTCTGTCAGATATAACTGGCTATGTGTCGACACAGGGCTGCGTAAGCCGCTCGGTGCGTGACTCCGCGCTGTTTATTGACCGCTGCCGTGGCGGCGCGCCCGGTGAGTTTATGCCTTACTGGCAGCCCGATATCCCTTATGGTGACCTGATTCAGCGCGATCCCGCCCCGCTGAAAATTGCCGTCTCACATCAGTGGGGCGATTATCATGCTGCTCCACACTTTGTGCAGCAGTTAGAACAAACGGTGCGGCTATTGCAGGAGCTAGGGCATCAGGTGGAGTGGGTGACGCCTGACATCGATTTTGCCGCTGCATTTGAGGCGCAAACGACCTGCTATATCAGCAACTTCGCAGAATCTATTCAGCGTTTGCTGGAGAAAAGAGGTCTGCAAGCCCCGCCAGAGGATCAGTTTGAGCCCATCAACATCAAAATCTGGCAGAAAGGGCGCGAGATGTCCTACCACCAGCGCTGGCTGATGCAGGATGTGTTCAACACCACATCACGCAAACTTGGCCAGTTTTATCAGGAGTGGGACATGATTTTGACCCCTACTTTCTCCGGCCCCACACCTTTGCTGGGAGACAAACGTTATCTGACTCTGAGTGACAACCCAGATGTTCTGGACTGGTTTTATGGCTTATGGGAATTGTTCTCCTACACACCGTTGGCCAGCTTGACGGGCACGCCGGGTATCTCGATTCCTTTGGCCTGGCAGGAATCCGGTATTCCTCTTGGCATGCATTTCCAGACGCGTCAGGAAAATGATGGCGCACTGTTGCAGTTGGCGGCACAGCTTGAACGTGCTGTGGGCGGACGCTTCAATCGCCAGTCCATTCCCGCTGTTTCTGTTTTACGTTGA
- a CDS encoding LysR substrate-binding domain-containing protein: MKITLEELRAWVAVVDTGSITAAADHLEQTSSGISRALSRLESKLQTTLLHRTTRRLALTEEGLIFLDHARQILSSVELAEEQIAQRRDIPSGRLRVNANAPFMLHVIVPLVAEFRQRFPQIQLELNTDDIMIDLLEQQTDIAIRVGELRDSTLRARVLGSSATRLVASPGYLQHHGTPVNVEALSAHQRLGFSQLDAHNVWPVWQREGEFLQVKPTLLASSGETLRQLALAGQGIARLSDFVTREDRARGDLVQVLESDTRELRLPIHAVYYRNQSLTSRITCFLDFLREKIEQNQLL; encoded by the coding sequence TTGAAAATCACGCTGGAAGAGTTACGCGCCTGGGTGGCGGTGGTGGATACGGGATCGATCACCGCAGCCGCCGATCATCTCGAACAAACCAGTTCTGGCATCAGTCGGGCGCTCAGCCGCCTGGAATCCAAGCTGCAAACCACCTTACTGCATCGCACCACCCGGCGGCTGGCGCTGACTGAGGAGGGGCTGATCTTCCTCGATCATGCGCGGCAGATCCTCTCATCGGTGGAGCTGGCAGAAGAGCAGATTGCCCAACGCCGCGATATCCCTTCTGGCCGCTTGCGGGTGAATGCTAACGCTCCCTTTATGCTGCATGTGATTGTGCCGCTGGTGGCGGAGTTTCGGCAGCGTTTTCCGCAAATCCAGTTGGAGTTAAACACTGACGACATCATGATCGATCTGCTGGAACAGCAGACCGATATTGCGATTCGCGTTGGGGAACTGCGTGATTCGACGCTGCGCGCCCGCGTGCTGGGCAGCAGTGCGACGCGTTTAGTGGCCAGCCCAGGTTATCTGCAACATCACGGCACGCCGGTCAATGTGGAGGCACTGTCTGCCCACCAGCGGCTCGGTTTTAGTCAGTTAGATGCGCACAATGTCTGGCCGGTGTGGCAGCGGGAGGGGGAGTTTTTACAGGTCAAACCCACGCTGTTAGCTTCCAGCGGAGAGACGCTGAGACAACTGGCGTTAGCGGGGCAGGGCATTGCGCGCTTATCCGATTTTGTCACCCGTGAGGATCGTGCGCGCGGTGATTTGGTGCAGGTACTGGAGAGTGACACGCGTGAGTTGCGTCTGCCGATCCATGCGGTGTATTACCGTAATCAGTCTCTCACTTCACGCATTACCTGTTTTCTTGATTTTCTGCGCGAGAAGATTGAGCAAAACCAACTGCTGTAA
- a CDS encoding PTS sugar transporter subunit IIA, giving the protein MDISRILTPRRVNLALTATTKEEVINELTDLLYQDGAITDRAAFIEDVWLREAEGSTGFENHVAIPHGKSSAVLHTTLAIGRTQQDIPWETLDGSQVRCIILFAVRLEDQNTTHIRLLSQVASALADDEVIAQLLVENDPSNIIRLFSQYAETDLC; this is encoded by the coding sequence ATGGATATTTCCCGCATTCTCACGCCACGCCGCGTTAATCTGGCGCTGACCGCGACCACTAAAGAAGAGGTGATTAATGAACTCACCGATTTGTTGTATCAGGACGGTGCCATCACCGATCGTGCAGCCTTTATTGAAGACGTCTGGCTGCGTGAGGCCGAAGGGTCGACCGGTTTTGAAAACCACGTCGCCATTCCGCACGGCAAATCTTCTGCGGTTCTCCACACCACGCTCGCCATTGGTCGTACCCAACAGGATATCCCGTGGGAAACGCTTGATGGCAGCCAGGTGCGCTGCATCATCCTGTTCGCTGTGCGACTGGAAGATCAGAACACCACCCATATTCGCCTGTTGTCGCAGGTGGCCAGCGCGCTGGCCGATGATGAGGTGATAGCCCAATTGCTGGTGGAAAACGACCCCAGCAATATCATCCGGCTGTTTAGTCAGTACGCCGAAACCGACCTCTGTTAA
- a CDS encoding putative quinol monooxygenase, whose protein sequence is MLTVVAEICIKPGRRHVVLEAINKLIPTVLEEEGCHQYDALVDHQAQVPWKHNSPDSIFMLEQWESLRHLEQHQQMPHMDAHRALIKDDVVDVKILVLEPVR, encoded by the coding sequence ATGTTAACTGTCGTTGCAGAGATTTGTATCAAGCCAGGCCGTCGTCATGTGGTGCTGGAAGCCATCAACAAACTGATCCCTACCGTGCTGGAAGAGGAAGGTTGCCATCAGTACGATGCGCTGGTCGATCACCAGGCGCAGGTGCCGTGGAAGCACAATTCACCGGACTCGATCTTTATGCTGGAACAGTGGGAATCGTTGCGCCATCTGGAGCAACATCAACAGATGCCGCATATGGATGCGCATCGCGCCCTGATTAAAGATGATGTGGTGGATGTGAAGATCCTGGTGCTGGAGCCGGTTCGCTGA
- a CDS encoding NAD(P)H-dependent oxidoreductase, whose product MSNILIIDGGKTFAHSKGELNHTLTDVAASQLRDLGHNVVVTVADSDYNVAEEVQKYLDSDVVIYQMPGWWMGEPWTVKKYIDDVFTEGHGALYASDGRSRSDASKKYGSGGLIQGKKYMLSLTWNAPLEAFTDPEQFFEGVGVDGLYLHFHKANQFLGMEGLPTFICNDVIKMPDVPRDIERYRTHLSQIFA is encoded by the coding sequence ATGAGCAATATTTTAATTATCGATGGCGGTAAAACCTTCGCCCACTCAAAAGGCGAGCTGAACCACACGCTGACGGACGTCGCCGCCAGCCAGTTGCGTGACCTCGGCCATAACGTTGTGGTGACGGTGGCTGACAGCGATTACAACGTGGCAGAAGAAGTGCAGAAATATCTCGACAGTGACGTGGTGATCTACCAGATGCCAGGCTGGTGGATGGGCGAACCCTGGACCGTGAAAAAGTACATCGATGATGTGTTTACCGAAGGCCACGGCGCACTGTATGCCAGCGATGGCCGCAGCCGCAGCGATGCCAGTAAAAAATACGGCTCAGGCGGCCTGATTCAGGGCAAAAAATATATGCTGTCGCTGACCTGGAACGCCCCGCTGGAAGCCTTTACCGATCCCGAGCAGTTCTTTGAAGGTGTCGGCGTTGACGGCCTGTACCTGCACTTCCACAAAGCCAATCAGTTCCTCGGTATGGAAGGCCTGCCCACCTTTATCTGTAACGATGTGATCAAAATGCCAGACGTGCCACGCGATATTGAGCGTTATCGGACTCATCTCAGCCAAATCTTTGCTTAA
- a CDS encoding ketose-bisphosphate aldolase, whose product MLISMKKMLSPAREHRFAIGAFNVADSCFIRAVVEEAEATNTPAIISIHPSELEFVTDEFFGYVRERTLKSRVPFTIHLDHGASIAQVLRAIQCGFTSVMIDGSLLPYEENVALTKEVVKLAHSVGVSVEGELGTIGDTGTTVEGGVSKVIYTEPAQAEDFVQRTGVDTLAVAIGTAHGIYPKDMKPELQMHILKDISQRVTIPLVLHGGSANPDAEIAEAVTLGVGKINISSDMKYAYFAKLREILARETWWDPNVIYPDAIAAAKAVIRYKMNLFGGLGKAGLYR is encoded by the coding sequence ATGTTGATTTCAATGAAAAAAATGTTGTCACCTGCTCGTGAACATCGCTTTGCTATTGGCGCATTCAACGTGGCAGACAGCTGCTTTATCCGCGCAGTGGTAGAAGAAGCCGAAGCCACTAACACCCCGGCAATCATCTCGATTCACCCAAGCGAGCTGGAGTTTGTCACCGATGAATTCTTTGGCTATGTGCGTGAACGCACGTTGAAAAGCCGCGTGCCCTTCACTATCCACCTCGACCACGGCGCATCGATTGCCCAGGTGCTGCGGGCAATCCAATGCGGCTTCACCTCCGTGATGATTGATGGCTCATTGCTGCCTTATGAAGAGAACGTGGCGCTGACCAAAGAGGTAGTGAAACTGGCGCACTCGGTGGGGGTTTCGGTGGAAGGTGAACTCGGCACCATTGGCGATACCGGTACCACGGTGGAGGGCGGCGTAAGTAAAGTGATCTACACCGAACCGGCGCAGGCAGAAGATTTTGTGCAGCGCACCGGCGTCGATACGCTGGCGGTGGCCATCGGTACCGCGCACGGTATCTATCCGAAAGACATGAAGCCAGAGTTGCAGATGCATATCCTGAAAGATATTTCGCAGCGTGTGACCATTCCACTGGTGTTGCATGGCGGTTCAGCCAACCCGGATGCAGAGATTGCCGAAGCGGTGACGCTGGGCGTGGGTAAAATCAATATCTCCAGCGATATGAAATACGCTTACTTCGCCAAACTGCGTGAGATTCTGGCGCGCGAAACCTGGTGGGATCCCAACGTGATTTACCCGGACGCGATTGCTGCCGCTAAAGCGGTGATTCGCTACAAGATGAATCTGTTTGGTGGCTTGGGGAAAGCGGGGCTGTATCGTTAA
- a CDS encoding PTS fructose transporter subunit IIB, with product MNIVCVAACTAGIAHTYIAREKLIKGAHALGHTIHVETQGTIGTETALTREDIDAADVVILAIDVKIKGEERFQGKPIVRVKTEVVIKSPVKFLEKVADSLARA from the coding sequence ATGAATATTGTCTGTGTAGCGGCCTGCACGGCAGGCATCGCGCATACCTATATTGCGCGCGAAAAACTGATTAAAGGGGCTCACGCGCTGGGCCACACCATCCACGTCGAAACCCAAGGCACCATCGGTACTGAAACGGCGCTGACGCGTGAAGATATTGACGCCGCTGATGTGGTGATCCTCGCCATTGACGTGAAGATCAAAGGCGAAGAACGCTTCCAGGGCAAACCCATCGTACGAGTGAAAACCGAAGTGGTGATTAAGTCACCGGTGAAATTCCTCGAAAAAGTGGCGGATTCACTGGCGCGTGCCTGA
- a CDS encoding transporter substrate-binding domain-containing protein, with product MKTAILSALLLVTGTASAQSHLDEIRSSKTLKVCTTGDYKPYSYLRSDGQYEGLDISMAQSLAASLGAKVQWVPTTWKTMSDDFVAKQCDIALGGVSVTLKRQQIAWFAEPLGVDGKIPLVRCDDKDKYQTVEQINQPSVRVIEPAGGTNEAFVHSHLPHSTLQLADNVGIFQQLVDKKADVMITDASEALFQMKHYPTLCAINPDKPMQYGEKAYMIPRDDMSWKLYVDQWLHLSTATGEYAQIAQQWLGVIK from the coding sequence ATGAAAACCGCGATACTGAGTGCATTACTTCTGGTGACAGGCACGGCTTCGGCGCAGTCTCACCTCGATGAAATTCGTAGCAGTAAAACCCTGAAAGTCTGTACCACCGGTGACTACAAACCCTATAGCTATCTGCGCAGCGACGGTCAGTATGAGGGGCTGGATATCAGCATGGCGCAGTCACTGGCGGCAAGCTTAGGGGCCAAAGTGCAGTGGGTGCCCACCACGTGGAAAACCATGAGCGACGATTTTGTCGCGAAGCAGTGCGATATCGCCCTCGGTGGGGTGTCCGTCACGCTGAAGCGCCAGCAGATTGCCTGGTTCGCCGAACCGTTGGGTGTGGATGGAAAAATCCCGCTGGTACGCTGCGATGACAAAGACAAATACCAGACCGTTGAGCAGATTAACCAACCCAGCGTCCGCGTGATTGAACCGGCTGGCGGCACCAATGAAGCCTTTGTGCACAGCCATTTGCCACACTCGACGCTGCAACTGGCCGACAACGTGGGCATTTTCCAGCAGCTGGTGGATAAAAAAGCCGATGTGATGATCACCGATGCGTCAGAAGCCCTGTTCCAGATGAAGCACTATCCGACGCTGTGCGCCATCAATCCGGACAAGCCCATGCAGTATGGTGAGAAGGCTTATATGATCCCGCGTGATGATATGAGCTGGAAGCTGTATGTCGATCAGTGGCTGCATCTCAGCACCGCGACCGGTGAATATGCGCAGATTGCGCAGCAGTGGTTGGGTGTGATCAAGTAA
- a CDS encoding PTS fructose transporter subunit IIC: protein MNENKRQYGQEIKGHLLTGISWMIPLIVAAGICIALGQVIGGPDVGKHPGTIAWMLNQIGGWGMGLIVPLISAAIAYSIADRPGFAPGLIVGFICGQIGTGFIGGMLGGFLVGYTVLLLRRTIKLPQSMQGLMPIMVLPVLSTIIAGLLMMTFIGQPIVWLQKALIHLLESMQGGSKFVLGAVLGAMATFDFGGPINKTMSLFADGMLVDGIYGPEAVKFVGSMIPPFGITLSYLLTRHKYTKAEKEALKAAFPMGICMITEGVIPIAARDLLRVVASCVVASAIAGGLIMVWGVEAPVPHGGMFVVPLFTKPLMFCLALGIGTAVCGVMLSLMKKPVTQADEEFDDVEAPGVRDEEIKFTLE from the coding sequence ATGAACGAGAACAAACGTCAGTATGGCCAGGAGATCAAAGGCCACTTGCTCACCGGGATTTCGTGGATGATCCCGCTGATCGTCGCCGCCGGGATCTGTATCGCGCTCGGCCAGGTGATCGGCGGCCCGGATGTTGGTAAGCATCCTGGCACTATCGCCTGGATGTTGAACCAGATCGGCGGCTGGGGCATGGGGCTGATCGTGCCGTTGATCAGTGCGGCGATCGCCTACTCAATTGCCGATCGACCCGGCTTTGCACCCGGTTTAATTGTCGGCTTTATTTGCGGCCAGATTGGTACGGGTTTTATCGGCGGTATGCTGGGCGGCTTCCTCGTCGGTTACACCGTGCTGCTGCTGCGCCGCACGATCAAGCTGCCGCAGTCGATGCAGGGGTTGATGCCGATTATGGTGCTGCCGGTGCTGAGCACCATCATCGCCGGGTTGTTGATGATGACCTTTATCGGTCAGCCGATTGTCTGGCTACAGAAGGCGCTGATTCACTTGCTGGAATCCATGCAGGGCGGATCAAAATTTGTGCTGGGCGCGGTATTGGGCGCGATGGCGACCTTTGACTTCGGCGGCCCCATCAATAAAACCATGTCGCTGTTCGCCGACGGCATGTTGGTTGATGGCATCTACGGCCCGGAAGCGGTGAAGTTTGTCGGCTCGATGATCCCACCGTTTGGTATCACGCTGTCGTATCTGCTGACACGTCATAAGTACACCAAAGCGGAAAAAGAGGCGTTGAAGGCCGCCTTCCCGATGGGCATCTGCATGATTACCGAAGGCGTGATCCCGATTGCAGCACGTGACCTGCTGCGCGTGGTCGCCAGCTGTGTGGTGGCCTCTGCCATCGCCGGGGGCCTGATCATGGTGTGGGGCGTAGAAGCGCCAGTGCCGCACGGTGGGATGTTCGTGGTGCCACTGTTCACCAAACCCCTGATGTTCTGTCTGGCACTGGGTATCGGTACGGCTGTATGTGGCGTGATGCTGTCGCTGATGAAAAAACCGGTGACGCAGGCCGATGAAGAGTTCGATGACGTGGAAGCCCCTGGCGTCCGCGATGAAGAGATCAAATTCACACTGGAATAA
- a CDS encoding BglG family transcription antiterminator, whose product MQILTSRQHRLVKMLLQHAAPQPTKALALQLGVSEKTIQRDLQWLESWLSGWSMVLEKTPGRGVRLRVDDIQQRLQLEQQLNGDESSADALGQNSRRVKIASQLLSDAPRATSISKLSERYFISHASIVNDLKVIEEWLQPLGLTLQRGPGGTHIEGDEHTLRQAMVSLINDVMQQNVAGTPLLPRLDPGSQQALVHYFGDEDVAFVQALLQQMEQQLSYPLGDAWYLNLCTHILIMMHRMAQGNALALATSTTAQDLDQRILIIAQQMVVQIEQRMCCALPKDEVGFIYQYIVSSGIVVEERGDNAPVHNQFSTAESVKITCELIDRFSAFIQQDLAQDRLLFDGLLVHIKPLLNRLKYHIHIRNPLLEDIQQEMKGIFSLTQQAMQLTARTHALSPVADDEIGYLCVHFQAALERQIAHKRILVVCSSGVGTSHLLKSRILRAFPDWEIAGVVSASNHAAFCQNQTVDLVITTIHLDAGAIPAVYVSAFFNDDDIRRVTDAMIGSQLPDGAPCALAEH is encoded by the coding sequence ATGCAAATACTGACTTCGCGACAACACCGTTTAGTCAAAATGCTGTTGCAACACGCTGCACCGCAGCCGACCAAAGCGTTAGCTTTACAACTTGGCGTGTCAGAGAAAACCATTCAACGCGATTTGCAGTGGCTGGAGAGCTGGCTAAGTGGATGGTCAATGGTGCTGGAAAAGACGCCGGGACGCGGCGTACGTCTGCGGGTTGATGACATTCAGCAACGCTTGCAGCTGGAGCAGCAGTTAAACGGCGATGAGAGCAGCGCCGATGCGCTGGGGCAAAACAGCCGCAGAGTGAAGATTGCCTCACAGCTGTTGAGCGATGCGCCACGCGCCACCTCCATCAGCAAGCTGTCAGAGCGCTATTTTATCAGCCACGCTTCGATCGTGAATGATCTGAAAGTGATCGAGGAGTGGCTGCAACCTTTGGGGCTAACGCTGCAGCGCGGGCCTGGCGGTACGCACATCGAAGGGGATGAACACACGCTGCGTCAGGCAATGGTGTCACTGATTAATGACGTGATGCAGCAAAATGTCGCCGGAACGCCGCTGCTACCCCGGCTCGATCCCGGTAGCCAGCAAGCGTTGGTGCATTATTTTGGCGATGAGGATGTGGCTTTTGTGCAGGCGCTGCTACAGCAGATGGAGCAGCAGCTGAGTTACCCACTGGGCGATGCCTGGTACCTGAATCTCTGCACGCATATTCTGATCATGATGCATCGTATGGCGCAGGGCAACGCGCTCGCCCTTGCTACCTCAACCACCGCGCAGGATCTCGACCAGCGCATCCTGATTATCGCGCAGCAGATGGTGGTGCAGATTGAGCAGCGGATGTGCTGCGCGCTGCCTAAAGATGAAGTCGGATTTATTTATCAATATATCGTTTCATCCGGCATTGTGGTGGAAGAGCGTGGGGATAATGCCCCGGTGCATAATCAGTTTTCCACCGCAGAGTCCGTAAAAATAACCTGTGAATTAATTGATCGGTTTTCCGCTTTTATTCAGCAAGATTTAGCACAGGACCGGTTATTATTCGACGGACTGCTGGTACATATAAAGCCATTATTAAATCGACTCAAATATCATATTCACATTCGTAATCCCCTGCTGGAGGATATTCAGCAGGAAATGAAGGGAATATTTTCCCTGACCCAACAGGCGATGCAATTAACCGCCCGGACGCATGCCCTTTCGCCCGTGGCAGATGATGAAATCGGCTACCTCTGCGTACATTTCCAGGCAGCGCTGGAGCGGCAAATTGCCCATAAACGCATTCTGGTGGTGTGCTCCAGCGGCGTGGGGACCTCTCATCTACTGAAAAGCCGTATTTTGCGTGCCTTCCCAGACTGGGAAATTGCCGGCGTGGTCTCTGCCAGTAATCACGCGGCGTTTTGCCAGAACCAAACGGTGGATTTAGTGATTACCACGATTCATCTCGACGCCGGCGCGATTCCGGCGGTGTATGTCAGTGCATTTTTTAACGATGACGATATTCGGCGAGTGACTGACGCCATGATTGGCAGCCAGCTGCCGGACGGCGCGCCCTGCGCCTTGGCTGAACATTAA